A genomic stretch from Bradyrhizobium sp. 195 includes:
- a CDS encoding ABC transporter ATP-binding protein produces the protein MEAGMVTPAPALVRFSGIQKTYDGEHLVVKNLDLDIRKGEFITLLGPSGSGKTTTLMMLAGFEVPTHGEIYLAGRPIKNMPPHKRDIGMVFQNYALFPHLTIAENIAFPLSVRKTSKAEAQERVKSALRMIKMEALAHRRPGQLSGGQQQRVALARALVFNPQLVLMDEPLGALDKRLREQMQLEIKQLHERMGITVVYVTHDQSEALTMSDRIAVFNDGIVQQIDRPDALYEHPVNSFVAHFIGENNVLGGTVETVDKDYCRVALAGGGTVTARAVNIAGAGASTSLSVRPERVTLLPDGSSSDGPNRLPAKVQNAIYLGDHALAVLDVAGNGEFMVKLQPGAHHELTHGESVFVSFRPEDCLALDPV, from the coding sequence ATGGAAGCCGGCATGGTCACGCCTGCGCCGGCATTGGTGCGCTTTTCCGGCATTCAGAAGACCTATGATGGCGAGCACCTCGTGGTGAAGAACCTCGATCTCGACATCAGGAAGGGCGAGTTCATCACCCTGCTTGGCCCGTCGGGCTCGGGCAAGACGACCACGTTGATGATGCTGGCCGGCTTCGAAGTTCCGACCCATGGCGAGATCTATCTCGCGGGCCGGCCGATCAAGAACATGCCGCCGCACAAGCGCGACATCGGCATGGTATTCCAGAACTATGCCTTGTTTCCGCACCTGACGATCGCGGAGAACATCGCCTTCCCGCTATCCGTTCGCAAGACGAGCAAGGCGGAAGCGCAGGAGCGCGTCAAGTCGGCGCTGCGCATGATCAAGATGGAAGCCCTGGCGCACCGGCGACCCGGACAACTCTCCGGCGGCCAGCAGCAGCGCGTGGCGCTGGCACGCGCGCTGGTCTTCAATCCGCAGCTGGTGCTGATGGACGAGCCCCTTGGCGCGCTGGACAAGCGCCTGCGGGAGCAGATGCAGCTGGAGATCAAGCAACTGCACGAGCGGATGGGCATCACCGTGGTCTACGTCACCCACGATCAGAGTGAAGCGCTCACCATGTCGGACCGTATCGCCGTGTTCAACGACGGCATCGTGCAGCAGATCGACAGGCCCGACGCGCTGTACGAGCATCCGGTGAACAGCTTCGTCGCTCACTTCATCGGCGAGAACAACGTGCTGGGCGGCACCGTCGAGACGGTCGACAAGGACTATTGCCGCGTCGCGCTGGCTGGTGGCGGCACTGTGACGGCACGGGCGGTCAACATAGCGGGCGCGGGCGCATCGACCTCGCTGTCGGTACGGCCGGAGCGCGTCACGCTACTTCCCGACGGCAGCTCCAGCGACGGACCCAACCGGCTACCGGCGAAAGTGCAGAACGCGATCTATCTCGGCGACCACGCGCTGGCCGTGCTCGATGTCGCCGGCAACGGGGAGTTCATGGTCAAGCTTCAGCCGGGAGCGCATCATGAGCTCACGCATGGTGAAAGCGTCTTCGTCAGCTTCCGTCCAGAAGACTGCCTGGCCCTCGATCCCGTCTGA
- a CDS encoding ABC transporter substrate-binding protein: MLKRKIGKIALGFAAAFSASAALATVAEARDLTVVSWGGAYQDAQKKVYFEPFKKAAGIAMNDESWDGGVGVLRAKVQGGAATWDVVQVESDELAVGCEEGLFEKMDYTKIGGEAAYIPPSVNPCGVGAILYDFVLGYDKDKLKEAPSGWADFFDTKKIPGKRGLRQGPKTTLEIALMADGVAPKDVYKVLATDEGVERAFKKLDTIKGDIVWWKAGAQPPQLLASGEVAMTSVYNGRIDTANKNEKKNFGMVWDGALFTLDSWVILKGSPNKDAAYKFLDFAGKAENQSKLSENIAYGTSNKDAAGKLAPAVLKDLPTAPDNIKNAVEINVGFWLENIDRLTERFNKWAAK; this comes from the coding sequence ATGCTGAAGCGCAAGATTGGCAAGATTGCTCTGGGTTTCGCCGCGGCGTTCAGTGCCAGCGCTGCGCTCGCGACGGTCGCAGAGGCGCGTGACCTCACCGTCGTGTCGTGGGGCGGCGCCTATCAGGATGCTCAGAAGAAGGTCTACTTCGAGCCGTTCAAGAAGGCGGCCGGAATTGCCATGAACGACGAGTCCTGGGACGGCGGCGTCGGCGTGCTGCGCGCCAAGGTGCAGGGCGGCGCCGCCACCTGGGACGTCGTCCAGGTCGAGAGCGATGAGCTCGCCGTCGGCTGCGAGGAAGGCCTGTTCGAGAAGATGGACTATACCAAGATCGGCGGCGAGGCCGCCTATATCCCGCCGTCGGTCAATCCCTGCGGCGTCGGCGCCATCCTGTACGATTTCGTTCTCGGCTACGACAAGGACAAGCTGAAGGAGGCCCCGAGCGGCTGGGCCGACTTCTTCGACACCAAGAAGATTCCGGGCAAGCGCGGCTTGCGTCAGGGCCCGAAGACCACGCTGGAGATCGCGCTCATGGCCGACGGCGTCGCGCCGAAGGATGTCTACAAGGTGCTGGCGACCGACGAGGGCGTCGAGCGCGCTTTCAAGAAGCTCGACACCATCAAGGGCGACATCGTCTGGTGGAAGGCCGGCGCCCAGCCGCCGCAATTGCTCGCCTCCGGCGAGGTGGCGATGACCTCGGTCTACAATGGCCGCATCGACACCGCGAACAAGAACGAGAAGAAGAACTTCGGCATGGTGTGGGACGGCGCGCTGTTCACCCTCGACAGCTGGGTCATCCTGAAGGGCAGCCCGAACAAGGACGCGGCTTACAAGTTCCTCGACTTCGCGGGCAAGGCTGAGAACCAGTCGAAACTGTCGGAGAATATCGCCTATGGGACTTCGAACAAGGACGCAGCCGGCAAGCTCGCGCCCGCCGTCCTGAAAGACCTGCCGACAGCGCCTGACAACATCAAGAACGCGGTCGAGATCAACGTCGGCTTCTGGCTCGAGAACATCGACCGCCTGACCGAGCGCTTCAACAAATGGGCCGCGAAGTAG
- a CDS encoding ABC transporter permease codes for MSGNSSLRTPSQRIAWTATIVVSTLVFIFLIAPILAIMPLSFSSGSYLTYPLPGLSLRWYDDFITSPRWMNSLKNSVIIGVASTALSMVLGTLAALGLAQWKSRFKPLVLAFVLSPVVVPGVITAVGLYFFFAPIGLTGSYLGLILAHTALATPFVVITVGATLQSFDTNLARAAASLGASPLYAFRRVILPLILPGLASGALFAFATSFDEVVIVLFMAGPEQRTLPREMFSGIRENISPTITAAAVILTTVSVILLATMEGLRRRNERLKGGG; via the coding sequence TTGAGCGGCAATTCCTCTCTCCGCACGCCCAGCCAGCGCATCGCGTGGACCGCGACCATCGTCGTCTCGACGCTGGTGTTCATTTTCCTCATCGCGCCGATCCTGGCGATCATGCCGCTGTCCTTCAGCTCCGGCTCGTACCTGACCTATCCGCTGCCCGGCTTGTCCTTGCGCTGGTACGACGACTTCATCACTTCGCCGCGCTGGATGAATTCGCTGAAGAACAGCGTGATCATCGGCGTCGCCTCGACGGCGCTGTCCATGGTGCTCGGCACGCTGGCCGCGCTGGGGCTGGCGCAGTGGAAGAGCCGGTTCAAACCGCTCGTGCTGGCTTTCGTGCTCTCGCCCGTCGTCGTGCCCGGTGTCATCACCGCGGTCGGTCTGTATTTCTTCTTCGCGCCGATCGGATTGACGGGCAGCTATCTCGGCTTGATCCTGGCCCACACCGCGCTGGCGACGCCTTTTGTGGTGATCACGGTCGGCGCGACGCTGCAAAGCTTCGACACCAATCTGGCACGCGCCGCCGCCTCGCTCGGCGCCTCGCCGCTGTATGCGTTCCGCCGCGTGATCCTGCCGCTGATCCTGCCCGGCCTCGCATCCGGCGCGCTGTTCGCCTTCGCGACCAGCTTCGACGAGGTGGTGATCGTGCTGTTCATGGCAGGTCCCGAGCAGCGCACCCTGCCGCGCGAGATGTTCAGCGGCATCCGCGAGAACATCAGTCCGACCATCACGGCAGCGGCGGTGATCCTGACGACGGTCTCGGTCATCCTCCTCGCCACCATGGAAGGCCTGCGCCGACGCAACGAACGGCTCAAGGGTGGCGGCTGA
- a CDS encoding response regulator: MAIPNPNILVVEDDRETRTLIAKYLRNNACNVTAVSDGREMSRAMADHRVDLIILDVMLPGEDGLSLCRKVRAEAQTPIIMLTARGEDVDRIVGLEMGADDYLPKPFNPRELLARINAVLRRQAAAQTASSIEGASKLAFEGWHIDLRLRELRNPEGARVAVTSAEFDLLRAFCERPGRVLSRDSLLDLTQGRNTGSFERSIDVLVSRIRRKIEPNPADPTLIKTVRSGGYLFTPRTTEAASTEAARTEAVAASLSS; encoded by the coding sequence ATGGCCATTCCCAATCCCAACATCCTGGTCGTCGAGGATGACCGCGAAACCCGGACGTTGATTGCGAAATACCTGCGCAACAACGCCTGCAACGTCACCGCCGTGAGCGACGGCCGCGAGATGTCGCGCGCCATGGCCGATCACCGCGTCGACCTCATCATCCTCGACGTCATGCTCCCCGGCGAGGACGGGCTCAGCCTGTGCCGCAAGGTTCGTGCCGAGGCGCAGACGCCGATCATCATGCTGACCGCGCGCGGCGAGGACGTCGACCGCATCGTCGGCCTCGAGATGGGCGCGGACGACTATTTGCCCAAGCCGTTCAACCCGCGCGAATTGCTCGCCCGCATCAACGCGGTGCTGCGCCGCCAGGCCGCAGCTCAAACGGCAAGTTCGATCGAAGGCGCCTCCAAGCTCGCCTTCGAGGGCTGGCACATCGATCTGCGCCTGCGCGAGCTGCGCAATCCGGAAGGCGCACGCGTCGCAGTGACCAGCGCCGAGTTTGATCTCCTGCGCGCGTTCTGCGAACGGCCCGGCCGCGTGCTGTCGCGCGACAGCCTGCTCGACCTCACGCAAGGGCGCAACACCGGCTCGTTCGAACGCTCCATCGACGTGCTGGTCAGCCGCATCCGCCGCAAGATCGAGCCCAATCCGGCCGATCCCACCCTCATCAAGACGGTGCGCTCCGGCGGCTATCTGTTCACGCCAAGAACTACTGAAGCAGCGAGCACCGAAGCGGCAAGAACTGAAGCGGTTGCGGCGTCCCTGAGCAGTTGA
- a CDS encoding lytic transglycosylase domain-containing protein produces MKILRIAALLAAGLTLPQAAFAGEAEYAEMVAAHARANGVPEALVHRVIMRESRYQPHLVGRGGTIGLMQIKLATARGVGYTGDAAGLRDPNTNLTYAVKYLAGAYRAANGDHARAVRYFAGGYYYAAKRQRQEAVQVANMGATDMGQPWLEPNGNPQPMFGNVPHRKLAQRVRNARAQAMK; encoded by the coding sequence ATGAAAATTTTACGCATTGCCGCGCTGCTCGCGGCCGGATTGACATTGCCGCAGGCCGCATTTGCGGGTGAAGCCGAATATGCCGAGATGGTCGCGGCCCATGCCCGCGCCAACGGCGTGCCGGAAGCGCTGGTGCACCGCGTGATCATGCGCGAGAGCCGCTATCAGCCTCACCTCGTCGGCCGCGGCGGCACCATCGGGCTGATGCAGATCAAGCTCGCGACCGCCCGCGGGGTCGGCTACACCGGCGATGCCGCCGGCCTGCGCGATCCCAACACCAACCTCACTTATGCCGTGAAGTACCTCGCCGGCGCCTATCGCGCCGCCAACGGTGACCACGCCCGCGCCGTGCGCTATTTCGCAGGCGGCTATTACTACGCTGCCAAGCGGCAGCGGCAGGAGGCCGTGCAGGTCGCCAATATGGGCGCGACCGATATGGGTCAGCCTTGGCTCGAGCCGAACGGCAACCCGCAGCCGATGTTTGGCAATGTGCCGCATCGCAAGCTCGCCCAGCGCGTCCGCAACGCGCGGGCACAGGCGATGAAGTAG
- a CDS encoding DUF4403 family protein, translated as MRLTWNLKTILIGVAVLAASFFVSLKAMDWLSPRATTTAPPVAQLPPLPPVAKSSIVIAPVAIAISAIREQAEKAAPRNFAGKADNPISQILENADIGWTAVRGPMAASGDKDVLTISTPLSGKLNVTGSLSSKATGALGDALGSVLGGDAAKRIGAVNIKNLNASAEIKGNVVVTSRPKLAANWHLEPNLGAQVNLGDTNLNVAGAKVNVPAQVKPLIDKNVGEQINAVSERIRNDPSLRENAKLQWAKACRSIPLQGSGSSAGLPPLWLEMKPIRAIAAQPRVDAQAVTLLMGLEAETRVTSTPTKPDCPFPDKISIVPPTGTGVNIGVPIDVPFTEINKLITAQMVGRTYPEDGSGPVDVTVKSVNVTPSGERLLISLLVRAKEKKSWLGLGAEATVHIWGRPVLDQAQQTLRLTDIQLAVESEAAFGLLGAAARAVVPQMQQALLQKATLDLKPIAANAREKIAAAIADYQKSEDGLKVDAKIDSLTLADIAFDSKTLRVVAEAGGTVNVSVTKLP; from the coding sequence ATGCGACTAACGTGGAACTTGAAGACCATCCTGATCGGCGTCGCGGTGCTCGCAGCGTCGTTCTTCGTCAGCTTGAAGGCGATGGACTGGCTGTCGCCGCGCGCAACGACAACGGCGCCGCCGGTTGCGCAACTGCCGCCGCTGCCGCCGGTCGCGAAGAGCTCGATCGTGATCGCCCCGGTCGCGATCGCGATATCGGCGATCCGCGAGCAGGCCGAAAAGGCCGCGCCGCGTAACTTCGCGGGCAAGGCCGACAACCCGATCTCGCAGATCCTGGAGAATGCAGACATCGGCTGGACCGCCGTGCGCGGGCCGATGGCAGCCAGCGGCGACAAGGACGTGCTGACGATCTCGACGCCGCTCAGCGGCAAGCTGAACGTGACAGGTTCGCTGTCCTCCAAAGCCACAGGTGCGCTCGGCGACGCGCTCGGCAGCGTGCTCGGCGGTGACGCCGCAAAACGGATCGGCGCCGTCAACATCAAGAATTTGAACGCCAGCGCGGAGATCAAGGGCAACGTGGTCGTCACCTCGCGCCCGAAGCTCGCGGCCAACTGGCATCTCGAGCCCAATCTCGGCGCGCAGGTCAATCTCGGCGATACCAACCTCAACGTCGCCGGCGCCAAGGTCAACGTACCGGCGCAAGTGAAGCCGCTGATCGACAAGAATGTCGGCGAGCAGATCAATGCAGTCTCAGAACGCATCCGCAACGATCCGAGCCTGCGCGAGAACGCGAAGCTGCAATGGGCCAAGGCGTGCCGCTCGATCCCGCTGCAGGGCTCGGGCTCTTCGGCCGGGCTTCCGCCGCTCTGGCTGGAGATGAAGCCGATCCGCGCCATCGCCGCGCAGCCGCGCGTCGATGCGCAGGCCGTGACGTTGCTGATGGGCCTGGAAGCGGAGACGCGCGTCACCTCGACGCCGACCAAGCCGGATTGTCCGTTCCCCGACAAGATCTCGATCGTGCCGCCGACCGGCACCGGCGTAAATATCGGCGTTCCCATCGACGTGCCCTTCACCGAGATCAACAAGCTGATCACGGCACAGATGGTCGGTCGCACCTATCCCGAAGACGGCTCCGGTCCGGTCGATGTCACCGTCAAGAGCGTCAATGTGACCCCGTCGGGCGAACGCCTGCTGATCTCGCTCCTGGTGCGCGCCAAGGAAAAGAAGAGCTGGCTCGGTCTCGGCGCCGAGGCGACCGTGCACATCTGGGGCCGGCCGGTGCTCGACCAGGCGCAACAGACGCTGCGGCTCACCGACATCCAGCTCGCGGTGGAATCCGAGGCGGCGTTCGGCCTCCTGGGCGCCGCGGCGCGCGCGGTCGTGCCGCAGATGCAGCAGGCGCTGCTTCAGAAGGCCACGCTCGATTTGAAGCCGATCGCCGCCAACGCCCGCGAGAAGATCGCCGCCGCAATCGCCGATTACCAGAAGAGCGAGGACGGCCTCAAGGTCGACGCCAAGATCGACAGCCTGACCCTCGCCGACATCGCCTTCGATTCCAAGACGCTGCGCGTGGTCGCGGAAGCCGGCGGCACGGTGAATGTGTCGGTGACGAAGCTGCCGTAG
- a CDS encoding ATP-binding protein, whose amino-acid sequence MKPFGFFHLKGIGGQIAALVLASTVALHLVVTTAFLISRPDRSDTPPDGAHQLTDAALLLGSAEAGERPRLVADLARAFPRLGIEMLAPGTASGEESDSLHGIRRHLGRGYKALQLAPDGAAHRVGVELPDGTLIAGRVDRGPRPWFWGAPWLMALMTAFICVSVLGLWAARALAAPLSSFAKAAENFSLDGGAEPLPERGPEEIRSVARALNRMHERIARLMSDRTRMLAAISHDLRTPITRLRLRAEFIEDEGHRKRMLMDLDQMRAMLESVLSLLRNDRKIEAVTLVDIASTLQLIADQFGDMGHVVHYDGPASATAAARPDDLHRGVTNLVENAVRFGAEVTIRLDTSGTELVIDVEDDGPGISDARKQEMLEPFVRGDDARTMDESTGFGLGLSIARAIALAHGGELSLHDRAPHGLIVRMQLPLKQQSRLAAA is encoded by the coding sequence ATGAAGCCATTCGGGTTCTTCCACCTCAAGGGTATCGGCGGGCAGATCGCCGCGCTGGTGCTGGCTTCGACCGTCGCGCTCCATCTCGTCGTCACCACCGCGTTCCTGATCAGCCGGCCGGACCGCTCCGACACGCCGCCGGACGGGGCCCATCAACTGACCGATGCCGCGCTGCTGCTCGGCTCGGCCGAGGCCGGCGAGCGTCCGCGCCTCGTCGCCGATCTCGCGCGCGCCTTCCCCAGGCTCGGCATCGAAATGCTCGCACCCGGCACCGCAAGCGGCGAGGAGAGCGACAGCCTGCACGGCATACGCCGCCATCTCGGGCGCGGCTACAAGGCGCTACAGCTTGCCCCTGACGGTGCCGCGCATCGCGTCGGTGTCGAACTGCCCGACGGCACATTGATCGCCGGCCGCGTCGATCGCGGGCCGCGGCCGTGGTTCTGGGGCGCCCCGTGGCTGATGGCGCTGATGACCGCCTTCATCTGTGTCAGCGTGCTTGGCCTGTGGGCAGCGCGCGCGCTGGCAGCACCGCTGTCGTCCTTCGCCAAGGCCGCCGAGAATTTCAGCCTGGACGGCGGGGCGGAGCCCCTGCCCGAACGCGGTCCGGAAGAGATCCGCTCGGTGGCGCGCGCGCTCAACCGCATGCATGAGCGGATCGCGCGGCTGATGTCGGATCGCACGCGGATGCTGGCCGCGATCAGCCACGATCTGCGCACGCCGATCACGCGTCTGCGCCTGCGTGCCGAGTTCATCGAGGACGAGGGCCACCGCAAGCGCATGCTGATGGACCTCGACCAGATGCGCGCGATGCTGGAATCGGTGCTGTCGCTGCTGCGCAACGATCGCAAGATCGAGGCCGTGACGCTGGTCGACATCGCGAGCACGCTCCAGCTCATCGCCGATCAGTTCGGCGACATGGGCCATGTCGTGCATTATGACGGGCCGGCGTCCGCGACCGCCGCCGCGCGGCCCGACGATCTGCATCGCGGCGTCACCAACCTCGTCGAGAACGCGGTGCGCTTCGGCGCCGAGGTGACGATCCGGCTCGATACATCGGGGACAGAACTCGTCATCGACGTCGAGGACGACGGCCCCGGCATTTCGGATGCACGCAAGCAGGAGATGCTGGAGCCGTTCGTGCGCGGCGACGACGCGCGCACCATGGACGAGTCCACCGGCTTCGGGCTCGGCCTGTCGATCGCGCGCGCGATCGCCCTCGCCCATGGCGGCGAGCTATCGCTGCACGACCGCGCGCCGCACGGATTGATCGTGCGGATGCAATTGCCGCTCAAGCAGCAGTCGCGCCTTGCGGCGGCTTGA
- a CDS encoding ABC transporter substrate-binding protein, producing the protein MQKLIAAIAAGLALAVTSGTAQAQISDDVVKIGVLTDMSSLYADATGKGSLAAVEMAVADYGAKVAGKPVAVVAADHQNKPDVGVNIARNWYDNDKVDAIFDVPTSSVALPVSALTREKNKININSGGGSSDITGTACSPNTVHWTYDTYALSNVAGKAMVKRGEDSWFFVTADYAFGMALQRDAANVVKESGGKVLGEVRHPLNSSDFSSFLLQAQASKAKVVALANAGGDTTNALKQASEFGLTQGGQKMIALLQEITDTHSLGIKATQGLIVTDAFYWDMNEETRAFSKRFNEKVGHMPTMIQAGLYSATMHYLKAIDAIKSDEAPKVMEQMRKTPINDFFAKNGKIRIDGRMVHDMYLFEVKKPEESKGAWDLYKLIATVPGDEAFRPLDKGGCPLVTH; encoded by the coding sequence ATGCAAAAACTCATCGCCGCCATCGCGGCCGGTCTCGCCCTCGCCGTCACATCAGGCACCGCGCAGGCGCAGATTTCCGATGATGTCGTCAAGATCGGCGTGCTCACGGACATGTCGAGCCTCTATGCGGACGCGACCGGCAAGGGCTCGCTCGCGGCCGTCGAAATGGCGGTTGCCGATTACGGCGCCAAGGTCGCGGGCAAGCCGGTCGCCGTAGTCGCCGCCGACCACCAGAACAAGCCCGACGTCGGCGTCAACATCGCGCGGAACTGGTACGACAACGACAAGGTCGATGCGATCTTCGACGTGCCGACGTCCTCGGTGGCGCTGCCGGTCTCGGCGCTGACGCGGGAGAAGAACAAGATCAACATCAATTCCGGCGGCGGCTCGTCCGACATCACCGGCACTGCCTGCTCGCCCAACACGGTGCACTGGACCTACGACACCTATGCGCTGTCGAACGTCGCCGGCAAGGCGATGGTCAAACGCGGCGAGGACAGCTGGTTTTTCGTCACCGCCGACTACGCCTTCGGCATGGCGCTGCAGCGCGACGCCGCCAACGTCGTCAAGGAGAGCGGCGGCAAGGTGCTCGGCGAGGTCCGCCATCCGCTCAACTCATCGGACTTCTCCTCCTTCCTCCTGCAGGCCCAGGCCTCCAAGGCCAAGGTGGTCGCGCTGGCGAATGCCGGCGGCGACACCACCAACGCATTGAAGCAGGCTTCCGAGTTCGGCCTGACGCAAGGCGGCCAGAAGATGATCGCGCTGCTGCAGGAAATCACCGACACGCATTCGCTTGGCATCAAGGCGACGCAAGGCCTGATCGTCACCGACGCCTTCTACTGGGACATGAACGAGGAGACGCGTGCCTTCTCCAAGCGTTTCAACGAGAAGGTCGGCCACATGCCGACCATGATCCAGGCCGGCCTCTATTCGGCGACCATGCACTATCTGAAGGCGATCGACGCCATCAAGTCGGACGAGGCGCCGAAGGTGATGGAGCAGATGCGCAAGACGCCGATCAACGACTTCTTCGCCAAAAACGGCAAGATCCGCATCGACGGCCGCATGGTCCACGACATGTATCTGTTCGAGGTCAAGAAGCCCGAGGAATCCAAGGGCGCGTGGGACCTCTACAAGCTGATCGCCACCGTGCCCGGCGACGAGGCCTTCCGTCCGCTCGACAAGGGCGGCTGCCCCCTGGTGACGCACTAG
- a CDS encoding PRC-barrel domain-containing protein, giving the protein MMKSIIAGLAGTALLTTVAFAQSPTATTDKAPTAATATTTSTTASGQWRTSKMDGLKVYNEANENIGTINDLLMDKNGDIKIAVIGVGGFLGLGEHLVAVPYEKLKFVNEAVAYTGTGTNPGAKPAATTTTGAATGTDNKPAATATSTTSKWYPDHVVFNASKDELKSMPEFKYSE; this is encoded by the coding sequence ATGATGAAGTCGATCATCGCCGGCCTTGCCGGCACGGCACTGCTCACGACCGTTGCGTTCGCGCAATCGCCGACCGCCACCACCGACAAGGCGCCGACCGCGGCCACCGCCACGACGACGTCCACCACCGCGTCCGGCCAGTGGCGCACGTCCAAGATGGACGGCCTCAAGGTCTATAACGAAGCCAACGAGAACATCGGCACGATCAACGACCTGCTGATGGACAAGAACGGCGACATCAAGATCGCGGTCATCGGCGTCGGCGGCTTCCTCGGCCTGGGCGAGCATCTCGTCGCCGTGCCCTATGAGAAGTTGAAGTTCGTGAACGAGGCCGTGGCCTACACCGGCACCGGCACGAACCCGGGCGCCAAGCCCGCTGCGACCACGACGACGGGCGCTGCGACCGGCACCGACAACAAGCCTGCTGCGACCGCGACGTCGACCACGTCGAAGTGGTATCCGGATCACGTCGTGTTCAATGCGAGCAAGGACGAGCTGAAGAGCATGCCCGAGTTCAAGTACTCGGAGTAA
- a CDS encoding ABC transporter permease — protein sequence MTDASPTSANASTEVPLKRRLRRAERTHQVKALALVAPLLVFLLFTFAGPIAGMLWRSVDDREVRQVLPQTVAALADWDGKDLPDEATFAALASDIQAARASATVAIAAKRLNYALNGFRTILTSTARNLKATPEPGTAKETLGKINPAWRERATWTTIKDASGPITGFYLLAALDLMRNVDGAIVAAAPDQAIYRSLFTRTFIISLSVTVLCLILGFPVAYLLATLPPGRSNLLMIFVLLPFWTSLLVRTCAWIVLLQSKGVVNDSLHWLGIIDEPLRLIYNRFGVCVAMTHVLLPFMILPLYSSMKAISPAYMRAAASLGAPPVTAFLRIYLPQTLPGIGAGSLLVFILALGYYITPALVGGAADQMISYFIALYTTETANWGLASALGAVLLLATLLLALVYGKLVQGQQVTGGMKN from the coding sequence ATGACGGATGCGTCCCCGACCAGCGCCAATGCGTCGACCGAGGTGCCGCTCAAGCGCCGATTGCGGCGCGCTGAACGAACGCACCAGGTCAAGGCATTGGCACTGGTCGCACCGCTGCTGGTCTTTCTGCTCTTCACTTTCGCAGGGCCCATCGCCGGCATGCTGTGGCGCTCGGTCGACGACCGCGAGGTGCGTCAGGTTCTGCCTCAAACCGTAGCTGCCCTCGCCGACTGGGACGGCAAGGACCTGCCGGACGAAGCCACCTTTGCGGCGCTGGCAAGCGACATCCAGGCGGCTCGCGCCTCGGCCACCGTTGCCATCGCGGCCAAGCGGCTGAACTACGCACTCAACGGCTTTCGTACCATCCTGACCAGCACTGCACGCAATCTCAAAGCAACTCCCGAGCCCGGCACGGCCAAGGAAACGCTGGGCAAGATCAACCCGGCCTGGCGCGAACGCGCGACATGGACGACGATCAAGGACGCCAGCGGCCCCATCACGGGCTTCTACCTTCTGGCGGCGCTTGACCTGATGCGGAACGTCGACGGCGCGATCGTCGCAGCCGCGCCGGATCAGGCGATTTACCGCAGCCTGTTCACCCGCACCTTCATCATCAGTCTCAGCGTCACCGTTCTCTGCCTGATTCTCGGCTTCCCGGTCGCTTACCTCTTGGCGACGCTGCCGCCCGGCCGGTCAAACCTCCTGATGATCTTCGTCCTGCTGCCGTTCTGGACGTCGCTCCTGGTCCGCACCTGCGCCTGGATCGTGCTGCTGCAGAGCAAGGGCGTCGTGAACGACAGCCTGCACTGGCTTGGCATCATCGACGAGCCGTTGCGGCTGATCTACAACCGCTTCGGCGTCTGCGTGGCGATGACCCACGTTCTCCTGCCGTTCATGATCCTGCCGCTATACAGCAGCATGAAGGCGATCTCGCCGGCTTACATGCGCGCCGCCGCCTCCCTCGGTGCGCCGCCGGTCACCGCCTTTCTGCGAATCTACCTGCCGCAGACGCTGCCCGGCATCGGCGCGGGCAGCCTGCTCGTCTTCATCCTGGCGCTCGGCTACTACATCACGCCGGCCCTCGTCGGCGGCGCCGCCGATCAGATGATCAGCTACTTCATCGCCCTCTACACAACTGAGACTGCCAATTGGGGACTTGCTTCGGCGTTAGGTGCCGTGCTGCTGCTGGCCACCCTTCTGCTGGCGCTCGTTTATGGCAAGCTGGTGCAGGGACAGCAGGTCACGGGAGGCATGAAGAATTGA